One window of the Desulfofalx alkaliphila DSM 12257 genome contains the following:
- a CDS encoding HD domain-containing protein, producing MITLEDVKANPIIDACIRKGNQFLGAMGFTEHSYRHINLVSSIAREIIEKLGYSKEDAELAAIAGYLHDVGNVISRNDHGISGANIVFPILLQMGMPPDDVATVVSAIANHEEQYGHPVNHVAAALIIADKSDVHRSRVRNTDFATFDIHDRVNYAAEQAYISINEETRTITMELNIDIAISSPMEYFEIFLDRMILCRRAAAHLGCSFELVINGSKLI from the coding sequence TTGATAACCTTGGAGGATGTTAAAGCCAATCCCATTATAGATGCTTGCATAAGAAAGGGTAACCAATTTTTAGGCGCAATGGGATTTACCGAGCATAGTTACCGCCATATTAATTTGGTTTCCAGCATCGCCCGGGAAATCATTGAAAAACTGGGTTATTCTAAAGAAGATGCAGAACTGGCAGCCATAGCCGGTTACTTGCATGACGTGGGTAATGTTATCAGCAGAAATGACCATGGCATATCAGGGGCAAACATAGTTTTTCCCATACTACTACAGATGGGTATGCCCCCTGATGATGTGGCCACAGTGGTCTCTGCCATTGCCAATCACGAAGAACAATACGGGCATCCGGTAAATCATGTGGCTGCAGCCCTAATCATTGCCGATAAGTCCGATGTGCATCGTTCACGGGTGCGCAACACCGATTTTGCCACCTTTGATATTCACGATCGGGTGAACTATGCCGCTGAACAGGCCTATATTTCAATTAACGAGGAAACACGCACCATTACAATGGAGTTAAACATAGATATTGCCATCAGCTCGCCAATGGAATATTTTGAGATATTCTTAGACAGAATGATACTTTGCCGCCGGGCAGCTGCCCATTTGGGCTGTTCCTTTGAACTGGTCATTAATGGCTCAAAGCTAATTTAA
- a CDS encoding ACT domain-containing protein, translating to MKHLKKGEGGNRVIISVIGKDRVGIIAEVTTILQQSNINVLDISQTIMQDLFAMILVADMNESKVDMAELKDLLIAKGEELGVRIDAQHEDVFLYMHRI from the coding sequence TTGAAACATTTAAAAAAAGGTGAAGGTGGCAATAGAGTTATCATATCGGTAATTGGAAAAGACCGGGTGGGTATAATTGCCGAAGTTACCACCATATTACAGCAGTCCAATATAAATGTGTTAGATATTAGTCAAACCATTATGCAGGATTTATTTGCCATGATATTAGTGGCCGATATGAATGAAAGTAAAGTAGACATGGCGGAATTAAAAGATCTGCTCATCGCCAAGGGTGAAGAATTGGGTGTTCGCATTGATGCCCAACATGAAGATGTATTTTTATACATGCATAGGATATAG
- a CDS encoding epoxyqueuosine reductase QueH, which produces MPKILLHSCCGPCTIYPLEHLLTEEFTVMAHFYNPNIHPYTEWQKRKENFRWFADHNHLKAIIEDDYDLEGFLQRVVHRETTRCRYCYWMRLNRTAQLARKGKFDAFTTTLLVSPFQKHNLIKEIGEEVGEKYGVPFYYADFRPGFKDAYMKAKETGHYRQQYCGCIYSEKERYMKKGEK; this is translated from the coding sequence ATGCCTAAGATACTACTGCACAGTTGCTGCGGCCCATGTACAATTTACCCTTTGGAGCATTTGTTAACTGAAGAATTCACCGTTATGGCACATTTTTATAATCCAAACATTCACCCCTACACCGAATGGCAAAAGCGCAAGGAAAACTTTAGGTGGTTTGCTGACCATAATCACCTAAAAGCCATTATTGAAGATGACTACGACCTGGAGGGCTTTTTACAAAGGGTGGTGCACCGGGAGACAACCCGGTGTAGGTACTGCTACTGGATGAGGTTAAACAGGACGGCGCAGCTGGCCCGCAAGGGAAAGTTCGATGCCTTTACCACTACGCTTCTTGTCAGTCCCTTCCAAAAACATAATCTGATAAAGGAAATTGGTGAAGAGGTGGGGGAAAAATATGGCGTACCCTTTTACTATGCTGACTTTCGCCCGGGCTTTAAAGACGCTTATATGAAGGCGAAGGAGACCGGCCACTACAGGCAGCAGTACTGCGGCTGTATCTACAGCGAGAAAGAGCGCTATATGAAGAAAGGAGAGAAATAA
- a CDS encoding TraR/DksA C4-type zinc finger protein: MQHRQLQYLKHLMLKEKQQQLERIRSINEGGLGESMDNSFGELSTIDNHPGDVGTEMFERSKDFALKEQASTVIKAIDKAMQAMNEGTYGKCERCGANIPYERLEAMPYTTICKHCKTEDENAATGRYSRPVEEEVLLAPFERSFNDNTEKNFYDGEDTWQEVARHGTSYEIDPEYEVDSIDPEGDQGQVQGAAEEVENIPYELGDDGMFYESFRPMEEFGSEPVEKINVGKQHHKNTESPQDYDMINNEKIK, translated from the coding sequence GTGCAGCACAGACAGTTGCAATATTTGAAGCATTTAATGCTGAAGGAAAAGCAGCAACAACTAGAACGCATCAGAAGCATTAATGAAGGCGGTTTGGGGGAATCGATGGACAACTCCTTTGGTGAACTGTCCACCATAGACAATCACCCCGGAGATGTGGGCACAGAAATGTTTGAACGCAGTAAAGATTTTGCATTGAAGGAACAGGCCAGCACGGTAATTAAGGCCATAGACAAAGCTATGCAGGCCATGAATGAGGGTACCTATGGTAAATGTGAAAGGTGCGGGGCAAATATTCCCTACGAGCGTCTAGAGGCAATGCCATATACCACCATATGTAAGCATTGTAAAACTGAAGATGAGAATGCAGCCACAGGCAGGTATTCCCGGCCCGTAGAAGAAGAGGTGCTGCTAGCGCCCTTTGAGCGCAGTTTTAATGATAATACAGAAAAAAACTTTTACGACGGGGAGGATACCTGGCAGGAGGTGGCCAGACATGGCACCAGCTATGAAATTGATCCGGAATATGAGGTGGACAGCATAGACCCGGAGGGTGACCAAGGCCAGGTTCAGGGTGCAGCCGAAGAGGTGGAAAATATTCCCTATGAGCTTGGTGACGATGGGATGTTTTACGAAAGTTTTAGGCCCATGGAGGAGTTTGGCAGTGAACCGGTGGAAAAAATTAATGTGGGTAAACAACACCACAAGAACACCGAAAGCCCCCAAGACTATGACATGATAAACAATGAGAAAATAAAGTAA
- a CDS encoding DUF5665 domain-containing protein, translated as MAEVTDKTLKALEERIHKLAFNMEKMRLAEYVQLLESPLKLVWINFIGGVARGLGIGVGFAVLGAFVVYILKSLVTVPVIGNFVAQIIEIVQIRLGTY; from the coding sequence ATGGCTGAAGTGACTGATAAAACTTTAAAAGCCCTGGAAGAGCGCATTCATAAGTTGGCCTTTAATATGGAAAAAATGAGGCTGGCTGAATATGTTCAACTGTTAGAAAGTCCCCTGAAATTGGTATGGATTAACTTTATTGGCGGTGTGGCCAGGGGGTTGGGAATTGGCGTAGGCTTTGCAGTGCTGGGTGCCTTTGTGGTTTATATTTTAAAATCTTTGGTGACTGTTCCGGTGATCGGCAACTTTGTGGCCCAGATAATTGAAATTGTACAAATAAGACTGGGTACATATTGA
- the queA gene encoding tRNA preQ1(34) S-adenosylmethionine ribosyltransferase-isomerase QueA, translating into MYNTSHYDYFLPEELIAQSPLEKRDQSRLMVLHRETGLIEHRNFSDLLLYLKKGDTLVVNETKVLPARLFGERQKTGAKIEVLLLKQLSESRWEVLVKPGKKAKIGEKLIFKNKGRVIMDALVTDNTAAGGKVLQFNYKGNFLEVIDAIGTMPLPPYIKEQLKDKDRYQTIYARQEGSAAAPTAGLHFTPELIAGLQQEGIQIAKILLHVGLGTFRPVQTEDVRRHQMHEEYYQVTPQAADIINRNRKQGGRIIAVGTTSVRTLETVADSKGEVQAGSGWTDIFIYPGYKFKCVDCLITNFHLPKSTLLMLVSALAGRDKVLEAYGQAVQHKYRFFSFGDAMLII; encoded by the coding sequence ATGTATAATACTTCTCACTATGATTATTTCTTGCCTGAGGAATTAATTGCCCAAAGTCCACTGGAAAAAAGGGATCAGTCCAGGCTGATGGTGCTGCACAGAGAAACAGGACTAATTGAGCACCGAAATTTTAGTGATCTTCTTTTATATTTAAAAAAGGGGGATACCTTGGTTGTCAATGAGACCAAGGTACTACCCGCCAGACTTTTCGGTGAACGTCAGAAGACCGGGGCAAAAATAGAAGTGCTGCTCTTAAAACAATTAAGTGAAAGCCGATGGGAAGTGCTGGTCAAGCCCGGCAAAAAGGCAAAAATAGGTGAAAAACTTATATTTAAAAACAAGGGCCGGGTAATAATGGATGCTCTGGTGACAGATAATACCGCTGCCGGTGGTAAGGTGCTGCAATTTAACTACAAGGGTAACTTTCTGGAAGTAATTGATGCCATTGGCACTATGCCCCTGCCACCGTACATAAAGGAACAGTTAAAGGATAAGGACCGTTACCAAACAATTTACGCCCGGCAGGAGGGTTCGGCAGCGGCGCCCACTGCCGGCTTGCACTTTACACCGGAATTAATTGCCGGTTTGCAGCAAGAGGGGATACAAATTGCAAAAATATTATTGCATGTGGGCCTGGGAACCTTTCGCCCGGTACAAACGGAGGACGTTCGCCGGCACCAAATGCATGAAGAATATTACCAGGTTACCCCCCAGGCCGCTGACATTATAAACAGAAACCGTAAACAGGGAGGACGCATTATAGCAGTTGGTACCACCAGTGTGCGCACCCTGGAAACGGTGGCTGATTCCAAGGGTGAGGTACAAGCGGGCAGCGGCTGGACAGATATTTTTATTTATCCCGGCTATAAATTTAAATGCGTAGACTGTTTAATAACTAACTTTCACTTACCAAAATCGACACTGTTAATGTTGGTGTCTGCACTGGCGGGCAGGGATAAGGTACTGGAAGCCTATGGCCAGGCAGTGCAGCACAAGTACAGATTTTTTAGTTTTGGTGATGCAATGCTGATCATATAA
- the yajC gene encoding preprotein translocase subunit YajC, which translates to MSPEIVSVLYIVGLFALLWFLFIRPQQKRQKEHNKMINELQVNDEVTTVGGILATVVKIKEDTVVLRLADNVRVEFLKTAVGQVRRKANEPKDDDD; encoded by the coding sequence TTGAGTCCTGAAATAGTATCAGTTCTTTATATAGTCGGTTTATTTGCGCTGCTGTGGTTTTTATTTATTCGCCCACAACAGAAGCGACAAAAGGAACACAACAAAATGATTAATGAGTTGCAAGTCAACGATGAGGTAACCACCGTCGGTGGTATCTTGGCCACGGTAGTAAAAATCAAGGAAGACACTGTGGTATTAAGACTGGCTGACAATGTAAGGGTGGAGTTCCTTAAAACCGCTGTTGGTCAGGTGCGCCGAAAGGCCAATGAACCAAAGGATGATGACGACTAA
- a CDS encoding GNAT family N-acetyltransferase, which translates to MGNNILTVKLLYVNETPVGCIAFGKARDIKFLDWREIVSIYILPDYWRKGYGHRLLKTALTDMKSKGYKNCYLWVLWDNHGARKVL; encoded by the coding sequence ATAGGTAATAACATTCTTACTGTAAAACTTTTATATGTTAATGAAACCCCCGTTGGCTGTATTGCTTTTGGGAAAGCAAGGGATATAAAGTTTTTAGATTGGCGGGAAATTGTTAGTATATACATACTTCCTGATTATTGGAGAAAAGGGTACGGACATAGGCTGTTAAAAACAGCATTAACTGATATGAAAAGTAAGGGGTACAAGAATTGTTATTTATGGGTGTTGTGGGATAACCATGGGGCGAGAAAGGTTTTATGA
- a CDS encoding PFL family protein, whose product MLTMKEILETIRMVQEENLDIRTITMGISLRDCAHPDPKVATGKIYDKVTRLAERLVVTGEEIEKEYGIPIVNKRISVTPISMVAEASDTDDYVIFAKALDEAAEQVGVNFIGGFSALVHKGFTKGDRILIDSIPEALDVTHRVCSSVNVATTKDGINMDAVYRMGQVVVETARRTADRDGLGCAKLVVFANVPEDNPFMAGAFHGVGEPECVINVGVSGPGVVKNAVEKVKDQDFGVLADTVKKTAFKITRMGELVGRTAAKKLNVPFGIVDLSLAPTPAVGDSVAEVLEAMGLERCGTHGTTAALALLNDAVKKGGAMASGYVGGLSGAFIPVSEDAGMIRAVEEGVLTLEKLEAMTCVCSVGLDMIAVPGDTPAETIAAIIADEVAIGMINMKTTAVRIIPALGKKVGDSVEFGGLLGKAPVMPVKQASSSLFVKRGGRIPAPIHSLKN is encoded by the coding sequence ATGCTGACGATGAAGGAAATATTAGAAACTATACGCATGGTACAGGAAGAAAACTTGGATATTCGCACCATCACCATGGGGATAAGCCTAAGGGACTGTGCCCACCCGGACCCTAAAGTTGCAACGGGAAAAATATATGATAAAGTAACCAGGTTGGCAGAACGATTAGTGGTGACAGGGGAAGAAATAGAAAAGGAATATGGAATCCCCATAGTTAACAAGCGGATTTCTGTAACTCCCATATCTATGGTGGCTGAGGCCAGCGATACCGATGACTATGTAATCTTTGCCAAGGCCCTTGATGAAGCTGCCGAACAGGTGGGGGTAAACTTTATCGGCGGTTTTTCCGCACTGGTACATAAGGGTTTTACCAAGGGGGACAGAATACTGATAGATTCCATCCCGGAAGCATTGGATGTCACCCACCGGGTATGTTCATCGGTGAACGTGGCCACCACTAAAGACGGCATCAACATGGATGCGGTGTATCGGATGGGCCAGGTGGTGGTGGAAACTGCCCGGCGCACTGCCGATCGGGATGGACTGGGCTGTGCCAAGCTGGTGGTATTTGCCAACGTTCCTGAAGACAACCCCTTTATGGCCGGGGCTTTCCACGGGGTGGGGGAACCGGAATGTGTAATAAACGTTGGGGTGAGCGGGCCCGGTGTGGTTAAGAATGCAGTGGAAAAGGTTAAGGATCAGGATTTTGGTGTGCTGGCTGACACCGTTAAGAAAACCGCCTTTAAAATTACCCGCATGGGTGAACTGGTGGGACGGACGGCGGCAAAAAAATTAAATGTTCCCTTTGGCATAGTGGATCTTTCGCTGGCCCCTACCCCTGCGGTGGGAGACAGTGTGGCTGAAGTTCTCGAAGCCATGGGACTGGAACGCTGCGGTACCCACGGCACCACTGCTGCCTTGGCCCTTTTAAATGATGCGGTGAAAAAGGGCGGCGCCATGGCTTCGGGCTACGTGGGTGGTTTATCCGGTGCTTTTATACCGGTAAGTGAAGATGCCGGGATGATCAGGGCCGTGGAAGAAGGGGTATTAACCCTGGAAAAACTGGAGGCCATGACCTGTGTATGTTCAGTGGGTTTAGATATGATAGCGGTGCCGGGCGATACCCCTGCGGAAACAATTGCCGCCATTATAGCAGACGAGGTGGCCATTGGGATGATAAATATGAAAACCACTGCCGTCAGAATAATTCCGGCCCTTGGCAAAAAAGTAGGGGACAGCGTCGAGTTCGGCGGTTTACTTGGCAAAGCCCCGGTGATGCCTGTAAAACAAGCTTCATCCAGTCTTTTTGTGAAAAGGGGAGGCAGAATACCGGCGCCCATTCACAGTTTGAAGAACTAG
- the secD gene encoding protein translocase subunit SecD has product MRWGSTIKLFVLLTLIAMVAVLAVTPVFPKDKVPWLPLTDNVNLGLDLQGGVHVVLEAKDTDDIKVDQEKMNALLANIERRVNAFGAAEPVVQQQGERRVVVEIAGIEDPEAAVDSMVRTAYLEFIGPDGEIILTGADLKDAQESQDPQTGRVQVNLEFTPEGAAKFAQATTRFVNQNIAIYLDGELVQNPNVDEPILNGRAMITGYSSLPEAHDVAVLLRSGALPVKVEVEEKRTVGPTLGQDSLDSSVKAGIIGVTLILAFMITYYRIPGLIANIALLIYSLIVLGLFTAFNVVLTLPGIAGFILSVGIAVDANIVIFERIKEELKNGKSLRSAVDSGFKRGFTAVLDANVTTLLAAGVLYFLGHSVIKGFALTLFIGISVSMFTAVTLTRWLLHLTVDTRLIKNTKYFGA; this is encoded by the coding sequence ATGAGATGGGGCAGCACAATTAAATTATTTGTATTGCTAACACTGATAGCAATGGTTGCTGTACTGGCCGTAACCCCTGTTTTTCCCAAAGATAAGGTGCCATGGTTGCCCTTAACCGATAATGTCAACCTGGGACTGGATTTACAGGGCGGGGTACACGTAGTTTTAGAAGCTAAAGATACCGATGACATTAAAGTAGATCAAGAGAAAATGAATGCCCTGTTGGCCAACATTGAGCGCAGGGTAAACGCCTTTGGCGCAGCGGAACCTGTTGTTCAACAGCAGGGTGAACGCAGGGTGGTGGTGGAAATTGCCGGTATTGAAGACCCCGAGGCGGCGGTGGATTCTATGGTAAGAACTGCTTACCTGGAATTTATTGGCCCTGACGGGGAGATAATTCTTACCGGTGCCGATTTGAAAGATGCCCAAGAAAGTCAAGACCCCCAAACCGGTAGAGTGCAGGTAAATTTAGAGTTTACGCCGGAGGGTGCAGCTAAATTTGCCCAAGCCACCACTAGATTTGTTAACCAAAATATTGCCATATATTTAGATGGAGAATTGGTGCAGAATCCCAATGTAGATGAGCCAATTTTAAATGGTAGGGCTATGATCACCGGTTACAGCAGTTTGCCGGAGGCCCATGATGTGGCTGTGCTGTTGCGTTCCGGGGCCTTGCCGGTAAAGGTGGAAGTGGAAGAGAAGCGCACCGTCGGCCCCACCCTGGGCCAGGACTCATTGGACAGCTCTGTTAAAGCCGGGATAATCGGTGTAACACTGATTCTTGCCTTTATGATTACCTATTACCGCATACCGGGATTAATTGCCAATATAGCCTTGCTTATCTATTCATTAATTGTATTGGGGCTCTTTACTGCCTTTAATGTTGTGCTGACCTTACCCGGCATTGCCGGATTTATTCTGTCGGTGGGTATAGCGGTGGATGCCAACATTGTTATATTTGAGCGCATTAAGGAAGAATTGAAAAACGGTAAAAGTTTACGTTCAGCTGTGGATTCAGGGTTTAAAAGAGGTTTTACGGCTGTGCTTGATGCCAACGTCACCACACTGCTGGCGGCGGGAGTGCTGTATTTCCTTGGACACAGTGTAATCAAGGGCTTTGCGCTTACGCTGTTTATCGGCATCTCAGTGAGCATGTTTACCGCTGTTACATTAACACGATGGTTGCTACATCTTACGGTGGATACCCGGTTGATTAAAAATACAAAGTATTTTGGGGCATAA
- a CDS encoding SpoIID/LytB domain-containing protein, translating into MFKKTLAYLTILAVVLCTPMLCLNNLSTAEGGVAVTPTTIRIGLLRDVPEVHFSVQGKYMLKNGYNGQVIAMAEPGQAYVVEPADRGNSISLRAGGMQLGSFKGPIVLQRVTEEISITSGSGALVKRTGAHSLSAVDATGAVTSLSDNLSAYAVLSAQGTGKLVANDELHLVTLYHGGSSKRYRGDFDFRMGDAGITAINDVPFEEYLYSVVPSEMPATWPEEALKAQAVVARTYALYSRGQYISYGFDLLATQQSQVYHGYDYEHPSTTRAVQQTQGQVLTHRDSLIMSVFHSSSGGYIGNCGEIWLQNVPYLKAKPDPYDYNDIHYKWSVTVSAQQLANQLTSRDCEFSAVYDIQEVKRDESKSRVTSLRLVGLDAKGNPKEIVISNADRVRTVLGLKSSLFTMDKQYDSDNKLSAVTFEGNGWGHGLGMSQYGALGMANKGYNYQDILQYYYTDVKLDYNYGV; encoded by the coding sequence ATGTTTAAAAAAACACTGGCATATTTGACCATATTGGCAGTGGTCTTGTGTACACCCATGCTTTGTCTCAATAACCTGAGTACTGCTGAAGGTGGGGTTGCTGTAACTCCTACTACCATACGCATCGGCCTGTTGCGGGATGTGCCGGAGGTTCATTTTTCTGTGCAGGGTAAATACATGCTAAAGAATGGATACAACGGACAGGTGATAGCCATGGCGGAGCCGGGTCAAGCCTATGTGGTGGAGCCGGCAGACCGAGGGAATTCCATTAGTTTAAGGGCCGGGGGTATGCAGTTAGGCTCCTTTAAAGGACCCATAGTGTTGCAGCGGGTAACCGAAGAAATTAGCATTACCTCGGGCTCCGGTGCGCTGGTTAAAAGAACCGGTGCCCACAGTTTAAGTGCAGTTGATGCCACCGGCGCAGTCACATCACTTTCCGACAATTTATCCGCCTATGCCGTCCTATCTGCCCAGGGGACCGGCAAACTGGTGGCCAATGATGAACTGCACTTGGTTACACTGTACCATGGCGGTTCATCTAAACGATACCGCGGGGATTTTGATTTTAGGATGGGCGATGCCGGCATTACCGCCATTAACGATGTACCCTTTGAAGAATACTTATACAGTGTGGTGCCCAGCGAGATGCCTGCCACTTGGCCGGAAGAGGCATTGAAAGCCCAGGCAGTGGTGGCCCGTACCTATGCCCTATATTCCAGAGGCCAATATATTTCATACGGCTTTGATTTGCTGGCCACCCAGCAAAGTCAGGTTTACCACGGATACGATTACGAACATCCGTCAACCACCCGGGCGGTGCAGCAAACTCAGGGTCAGGTTTTAACCCACCGTGATAGTTTGATAATGTCGGTTTTCCATTCCAGCAGCGGCGGTTATATTGGTAACTGCGGTGAGATTTGGCTGCAAAATGTGCCCTATCTTAAAGCAAAGCCAGATCCCTATGACTACAATGACATACATTACAAGTGGTCGGTAACCGTCAGTGCACAGCAACTGGCTAATCAACTGACTTCAAGGGACTGTGAGTTTAGTGCAGTCTATGATATTCAAGAAGTAAAACGGGATGAAAGTAAATCAAGGGTAACTTCTTTACGCCTGGTGGGTTTAGATGCCAAGGGCAACCCCAAGGAAATTGTCATTTCCAATGCCGACCGGGTACGTACAGTATTGGGTCTAAAAAGCAGCCTTTTCACCATGGACAAACAATATGACAGTGATAACAAGCTGTCTGCGGTGACCTTTGAAGGTAATGGCTGGGGGCACGGTTTAGGAATGAGTCAATACGGTGCCTTGGGAATGGCCAACAAGGGTTATAACTATCAGGACATTTTGCAATACTACTACACAGATGTAAAACTAGATTATAATTATGGAGTATGA
- the tgt gene encoding tRNA guanosine(34) transglycosylase Tgt — protein sequence MKAPVTFKVEKEDRRTRARTGRLFTPHGEVETPIFMPVGTQATVKTMTADEVKEVGGRLILSNTYHLYLRPGHELIKEAGGLHKFMNWHGPILTDSGGFQVFSLSKMRKISEEGVEFRSHIDGSKHLFTPEKVMEIEMALGADIAMAFDECAPYPCDYSYAKKSLELTTRWARRCKDAHNREDQALFGIIQGSVYPDLRAQSAQQLIEMDFPGYGIGGLSVGEPKHLMYEMLEHTLPLIPPEKPRYLMGVGSPDCLIEGVIRGVDMFDCVLPTRTARTGTVFTQYGKLNLRNAQFARDFNPIEEDCDCYVCRNYTRAYIRHLIKAGEVLGIRLTTWHNLYFISRLMEKLREAIKNDNLLEFREHFFDKYRQ from the coding sequence ATGAAAGCACCGGTAACTTTTAAAGTAGAAAAAGAAGACAGGCGTACCCGAGCCAGAACAGGGCGCTTGTTTACCCCCCATGGGGAGGTGGAAACCCCAATCTTTATGCCCGTCGGCACACAGGCCACCGTAAAAACCATGACTGCCGACGAGGTAAAAGAGGTGGGTGGCCGGTTAATACTGAGCAATACCTACCACCTATACCTGCGACCCGGCCATGAACTAATCAAGGAGGCGGGAGGCCTCCATAAATTTATGAATTGGCATGGCCCAATTCTAACGGACAGCGGCGGTTTTCAAGTATTTAGTCTTAGCAAGATGCGTAAAATCAGTGAAGAAGGGGTAGAATTTCGCTCACACATTGATGGGTCAAAGCATCTTTTTACTCCGGAAAAGGTAATGGAGATTGAGATGGCCCTTGGGGCCGATATTGCCATGGCCTTTGATGAGTGTGCCCCCTACCCCTGTGATTATAGTTATGCGAAAAAATCATTGGAGTTAACCACCCGCTGGGCAAGACGGTGTAAGGATGCCCACAACAGGGAAGACCAAGCACTCTTTGGCATTATTCAGGGCTCTGTTTACCCGGATCTGCGGGCGCAAAGTGCCCAGCAATTAATAGAAATGGATTTCCCCGGTTATGGCATCGGGGGCCTGTCGGTGGGTGAGCCAAAGCACTTGATGTATGAAATGTTAGAACATACCCTTCCCTTAATTCCCCCTGAAAAACCCCGCTACCTGATGGGGGTGGGTTCGCCTGACTGCTTAATAGAAGGGGTAATCAGAGGGGTGGATATGTTTGACTGTGTGCTGCCCACCCGAACGGCACGCACCGGAACGGTATTTACCCAATATGGCAAGCTAAATTTGAGAAATGCACAATTTGCCAGGGATTTTAATCCCATTGAAGAGGATTGTGATTGTTATGTTTGCCGAAACTATACCAGGGCATATATTCGACATTTAATAAAGGCAGGGGAGGTGCTGGGAATACGGCTTACCACCTGGCATAACTTGTATTTTATTTCGCGCTTGATGGAGAAATTAAGAGAGGCAATAAAAAATGATAATTTATTAGAATTTAGGGAGCATTTTTTTGATAAGTATCGGCAATAA
- a CDS encoding DUF2905 domain-containing protein, with protein MEPIQSLGKMVLLMGVLLLVIGGLMMGFGKIFNFGKLPGDIHMQKGNLTVYFPIGTMIVISLLLTILANLFFRR; from the coding sequence ATGGAACCCATTCAGTCCCTGGGAAAAATGGTGCTGCTTATGGGAGTGCTGCTGTTAGTGATAGGTGGACTAATGATGGGTTTCGGTAAAATTTTTAATTTCGGCAAACTGCCCGGAGATATTCATATGCAAAAAGGAAACCTTACCGTTTACTTTCCCATAGGCACCATGATAGTGATTAGCTTACTGTTAACAATTTTGGCCAATTTATTTTTTAGAAGATGA
- the secF gene encoding protein translocase subunit SecF, whose protein sequence is MPFNPFNIVHKRRYWYIISAILIIPGLISLFFQGLNLGIHFTGGNITEIRVDQSVTTAQVREVVRNQELTDRYIQESTDGVFLIRTEVLTEQETNALLAALDEELGGMTLLRSDKVGPTIGAEIARNALIALAIAAVLMMLYIAWRFEFTKGLATIATIVHDVLVTVGIISLLQLEVDSAFVAAVLTIVGYTINATIIIFDRIRENMVLKRGMKVDQVINISVWQTLNRTVNTSLTVLFVLVPLFIFGGTTLKGFALALIIGVTAGAYSSMFLAGTLWYDIIGERRRKRLVRGEQS, encoded by the coding sequence GTGCCTTTTAATCCTTTCAATATAGTTCATAAGCGGAGATACTGGTATATTATATCGGCAATACTCATCATCCCCGGTCTTATATCCTTGTTTTTCCAAGGGTTAAACCTGGGTATCCACTTTACCGGCGGAAATATCACTGAGATTAGGGTGGATCAATCAGTGACCACAGCCCAGGTGCGGGAAGTGGTAAGAAATCAGGAGCTGACTGATCGGTATATTCAAGAAAGTACCGACGGTGTATTTTTAATACGTACCGAAGTGTTGACAGAGCAAGAGACTAATGCTTTGCTGGCTGCACTGGATGAAGAATTGGGTGGCATGACCCTATTGCGCAGCGATAAGGTTGGCCCCACCATCGGCGCGGAAATTGCCCGCAATGCACTGATAGCTTTAGCCATTGCTGCGGTGTTAATGATGTTGTATATTGCTTGGCGGTTTGAATTTACCAAGGGCCTTGCAACCATTGCCACCATAGTACATGATGTGCTGGTGACGGTGGGTATAATATCACTGTTACAGTTGGAAGTTGACAGTGCCTTTGTTGCCGCTGTCTTAACCATAGTTGGTTATACCATTAACGCCACCATTATAATCTTTGATCGAATCAGGGAAAATATGGTATTAAAAAGGGGCATGAAAGTAGACCAAGTTATTAACATCAGTGTGTGGCAAACCTTGAATAGAACCGTTAATACTTCACTTACAGTATTGTTTGTGCTGGTGCCCTTGTTTATTTTTGGCGGCACCACCTTAAAGGGCTTTGCCCTGGCCTTGATCATCGGTGTTACTGCCGGGGCTTATTCATCAATGTTCTTGGCCGGTACCCTGTGGTATGACATAATCGGTGAAAGACGCCGTAAAAGGCTGGTGCGGGGTGAACAGAGTTAA